One stretch of Armigeres subalbatus isolate Guangzhou_Male chromosome 2, GZ_Asu_2, whole genome shotgun sequence DNA includes these proteins:
- the LOC134210062 gene encoding collagenase-like: MMRWIVSVVVVVLSLNKARTAPAEAAPEDGRIINGKDAELGQFPYQALLIIQTDNGRALCGGSVVTDEWILTAGHCVQDASSVEVTMGTILLRSSEDDGRVVMNSTDFIVYPEYNPQTAENDIALVRLPQRVQFSNRIQAVQLPTGHNDYNRRMATVSGWGKTSDMGGVAQRLQYATLQVIRNNECRIFYPGSIHPTTLCCRGDQQSTCNGDSGGPLVLDEDKSLIGVVSFGSVIGCERRLPVGFARVTEFADWIREQTGISPPEGSGGDGQSTRLGDSLAKTMEVFRI; encoded by the coding sequence ATGATGCGTTGGATAGTGTCCGTAGTAGTGGTGGTGCTGAGTCTCAACAAGGCAAGAACAGCCCCAGCGGAAGCAGCACCGGAAGATGGCAGAATCATCAACGGGAAAGATGCGGAACTCGGACAGTTTCCATATCAAGCACTTTTGATCATACAAACTGATAACGGTCGAGCATTGTGCGGTGGTAGTGTCGTGACTGACGAGTGGATACTAACGGCCGGACATTGCGTTCAGGATGCGTCTTCGGTCGAAGTTACTATGGGTACCATACtcttaagaagctcggaagacGACGGTCGCGTTGTAATGAATTCAACTGATTTCATCGTGTATCCAGAATATAACCCGCAGACCGCTGAGAACGATATTGCCCTCGTAAGACTGCCACAAAGAGTTCAGTTCAGCAATCGAATCCAAGCGGTTCAGCTTCCCACGGGACACAATGACTACAATCGACGGATGGCAACCGTGAGCGGCTGGGGTAAAACCAGCGACATGGGTGGCGTGGCTCAACGGCTGCAGTACGCAACGCTTCAAGTGATCCGCAACAATGAATGCCGAATCTTCTATCCGGGATCCATCCATCCGACCACTTTGTGCTGCCGCGGCGATCAACAGTCGACCTGCAACGGCGATTCCGGCGGACCGTTGGTTCTCGATGAGGACAAGAGCCTGATCGGGGTGGTCAGTTTTGGCAGTGTGATTGGATGCGAGAGGCGCCTGCCGGTAGGATTCGCCCGTGTGACCGAGTTTGCCGACTGGATTCGGGAACAAACGGGAATATCTCCGCCGGAGGGAAGTGGTGGCGATGGACAGTCAACTAGATTGGGCGATTCTTTGGCGAAGACTATGGAAGTGTTTAGAATTTAG
- the LOC134210063 gene encoding collagenase-like, whose translation MIVLTVLFATLLAVSSALPSPKDGRVVNGQTATLGQFPFQVLLKVNFVPGGSALCGGSLLSDQWVLTAGHCTEGASSFEVHLGAVDFDNKEDDGRVVLTATEYYRHENYDPLFATNDVAVVKLPQPVEFNDRVQPVKLPKGSDSFSDRKAVVSGWGLQKNGGKVAEKLQYAPLTVISNDECSKTFSALVIKPSTLCAEGEHAESPCNGDSGGPLVLEGGNVQVGVVSFGHAEGCELGYPVAFARLTSFVDWVKEKTGL comes from the coding sequence ATGATCGTACTAACGGTACTATTCGCAACTCTGCTAGCTGTTTCTTCAGCATTACCATCGCCAAAAGATGGACGAGTAGTCAACGGACAAACGGCTACCCTGGGACAGTTCCCATTTCAAGTGCTGCTGAAGGTCAATTTTGTACCGGGTGGGAGTGCTCTCTGCGGTGGTAGTTTACTGAGTGATCAATGGGTTCTGACGGCAGGTCACTGTACGGAAGGAGCATCCTCTTTTGAAGTTCACCTGGGAGCAGTTGATTTCGACAACAAGGAAGATGATGGTCGCGTTGTTCTGACCGCAACGGAATACTACCGCCACGAAAATTATGATCCTCTATTCGCCACTAATGACGTGGCCGTGGTCAAGCTACCCCAACCGGTGGAATTCAACGACCGTGTCCAGCCCGTGAAGCTGCCAAAGGGAAGTGACAGCTTCTCTGACCGTAAAGCTGTTGTGAGTGGGTGGGGTCTTCAGAAAAATGGAGGAAAGGTAGCCGAGAAGCTGCAATACGCCCCTTTGACGGTGATCAGCAATGACGAGTGTTCAAAGACATTCAGTGCGTTGGTGATCAAACCGTCCACCCTTTGCGCCGAGGGAGAACATGCCGAATCACCGTGCAACGGAGACTCTGGTGGTCCACTAGTTTTGGAGGGAGGTAACGTGCAAGTAGGAGTTGTCAGTTTTGGCCATGCGGAAGGATGCGAACTTGGATACCCCGTAGCGTTCGCTCGGCTGACGTCTTTCGTCGATTGGGTGAAGGAGAAAACTGGACTGTAA
- the LOC134210064 gene encoding collagenase-like, giving the protein MLATTLVLVGLVALTASFPSADKTRIVNGSTASNGQFPYQALLKIQLPQGRALCGGSLLSEQWVLTAGHCTQGATSFEVTLGAVDLDNVSEDGRIILTATEYYRHEKYNPLFAANDVAVVRLPEPVQLNERIQPVKLPSGSDSYADRRVVVSGWGLQQNGGSVAQKLQYAPLTVITNSKCMKTYNPLVIRKTTLCAQGSEKQSPCNGDSGGPLVLEGSFVQVGVVSFGHASGCERGLPGAFARVTSFVDWVKQKTGL; this is encoded by the coding sequence ATGCTTGCAACAACACTTGTTCTGGTCGGGCTGGTGGCACTGACCGCCTCATTTCCGTCGGCAGATAAAACTCGGATTGTGAACGGCTCAACGGCTTCTAATGGGCAGTTTCCGTACCAGGCACTGTTGAAAATTCAGCTTCCGCAGGGTCGTGCTCTCTGCGGTGGCAGCTTGCTGAGTGAACAGTGGGTCCTTACGGCCGGGCACTGTACACAGGGAGCGACTTCTTTCGAGGTTACTCTTGGGGCAGTTGATCTGGATAACGTTTCCGAAGATGGCCGTATCATTCTTACCGCCACGGAATACTACCGTCACGAGAAATACAATCCTTTATTTGCGGCAAATGATGTTGCAGTGGTTAGACTTCCGGAACCGGTACAGTTGAACGAGCGTATCCAACCAGTGAAGTTACCAAGCGGAAGTGACTCTTACGCCGATCGTAGGGTTGTCGTCAGTGGATGGGGCCTACAACAGAATGGAGGAAGTGTTGCACAAAAGCTGCAGTATGCCCCGTTGACGGTCATAACGAACAGCAAATGTATGAAGACCTACAATCCGTTGGTGATCAGGAAGACAACTTTGTGCGCCCAAGGCAGTGAGAAGCAGTCTCCGTGCAACGGAGATTCTGGTGGTCCGTTGGTTTTGGAAGGCAGCTTCGTCCAGGTGGGAGTGGTGAGCTTCGGCCATGCCAGCGGATGTGAACGTGGCTTGCCGGGAGCTTTCGCTAGAGTGACATCCTTTGTAGATTGGGTAAAGCAAAAAACTGGATTGTAA